The Arctopsyche grandis isolate Sample6627 chromosome 7, ASM5162203v2, whole genome shotgun sequence genome includes a window with the following:
- the LOC143914118 gene encoding ionotropic receptor 75a-like — MHRYGYNIYLILMEMFNFKIKIVRTNTWGTLKNGSWTGVMGALTNHQAEVSVTPLQFKIERMGFIDSTSIIYLCRCRLVTIVILVFTFLLYQFYSASIVSSLLMEPPRTIKNVNDIIKSNFVVLIEDIAYNYYEFFDSTANPYAKNLYRKKILVQGTKNSYVNANYGLKKVNEGDHAFYIDIDTAYKIISENFNEQSVCDLGEVTVLPPRRIQFVTRKGSPYREMIAYGLRKIHETGVMQYHTLIWHTSKPKCAPSGSKQTFNITIVDTATAFLILVTGFITSLLILFIELCSNYLQKRNFHPEN; from the exons ATGCATAGATATGGATACAACATATACTTAATACTAAtggaaatgttcaattttaa GATAAAAATTGTACGGACTAATACATGGGGTACACTCAAAAATGGATCTTGGACGGGAGTGATGGGAGCTTTGACTAATCATCAAGCTGAAGTTTCAGTGACTCCGTTACAATTCAAAATTGAGAGAATGGGATTTATCGATTCAACGTCTATTATTTATCTGTGTCg TTGCCGTCTGGTCACAATAGTCATTTTAGTCTTCACTTTTTTACTATACCAATTTTATTCCGCATCTATAGTATCGTCTTTATTGATGGAGCCACCACGAACTATCAAAAATGTCAACGATATAATCAAAAGCAACTTTGTAGTTTTAATCGAAGACATCGCCTACAATTACTATGAATTTTTTGAc TCAACGGCTAATCCATATGCAAAAAATCTATATAGAAAAAAGATCTTAGTGCAAGGAACGAAAAATTCATATGTTAATGCTAATTATGGCTTAAAAAAGGTCAATGAAGGAGATCATGCTTTCTAT ATCGACATTGATACagcttataaaattatttcggaaaattttaatgaacaGAGTGTATGCGACTTGGGCGAAGTAACTGTCCTTCCACCCAGACGTATTCAATTTGTAACACGGAAAGGATCACCATATCGTGAAATGATAGCTTACGG CTTGCGAAAAATTCACGAAACTGGTGTAATGCAATATCACACACTAATCTGGCACACTTCTAAGCCAAAGTGTGCTCCGAGTGGCTCCAAACAAACGTTCAATATTACAATAGTTGACACGGCAACAGCCTTTCTTATATTGGTAACAGGATTTATTACATCCTTGCTTATCTTATTCATTGAACTATGCTCCAATTACTTGCAAAAAAGAAACTTTCACCCAGAAAATTGA